CGCGCGCTTCGCGCAGGGCGGCGTGGGCGATCCGTCGCGGACGGAAGACGGGCTTGGAGCGGCGAGGGCCTGGGCCTCCGAGCGGGTTCCCGCCCTGGCCGGTGGCTGACGTGCCGGCCGACAGCGGCGCCCTCACGCTCGAGACGTGGCTCGCGCGGCGGCTCGAGAGCGCGCCGCGGGAGCTGGCGGAAGCGGTGTGGCCGCTGGTTCGGGCGCGTCTGGCGGAGGGCGAAGATGGGCTTGTCCAAGCGTCACTCGACGCGCTGGCGGCGGCGACCGAGGGCGAGGCCACCCGCGCCGAGGCGGTGACCCTGCTCGCCGCAGACGCAATTCTCACCTACGCGCTCGAAGCCTCCGCGGATCCGGCCCTGGGAGGGAGCGCCGCGCAGGCAAGCGAACTCGCTGCGAGGATCGGTCCGGGTGGGCTGATCGGCGAACGATTCAATGAAGAAAACCAGGAGGAGATGACGGAATGACATTCACGGTGCCGGGGTTGCCCGGTCTCGCGGGCAAGCGCGTGCTCGTCACCGGAGGTTCGCGCGGCATCGGACGCGCCGCCGTGCGGTGCCTCGCGGCGTCGGGCGCGTCCGTCGGCGTCGCCTACCACCGAGCGGAGGCCGAGGGGCGGAGCGCGGTCGAAGAGGCGTATTCGCTCGCCCCGGACGGGCGCCACTGGTGCGCCGGTGCGGACCTGGCCGACCCCGCGGAGTGTCGGCCGCTGTTCGAGCGCGCCGACGCCGAGTTCGGCGGACTCGATGGGTTCGTGGGCAACGCCGGCATCTGGAACGTTGACGCGCGGCCCCTCGAGTCGCTTGAGGCGGACGAGTGGCGACGGATGATCGAGACGAACCTCACGTCGATCTACGCGAGCACGCGGGAAGCGGCGCTGCGCCTGCAGGCGGGTGGGAGAATCGTCCTCGTCTCCTCGACGGCGTCGCAGCGGGGAGAGGCGGAGCACAGCCACTACGCCGCGTCGAAGGGCGCGATCAACGCCTTCTGCAAGTCGGTGGCGACCGAACTCGGTCCGAGGTCGATCAACGTGAACGCCGTCGCCCCCGGCTGGGTCGACACGGACATGTCTTCGCCGGCGCTCCAGGGAGAGGCCGGGCAGGCCGCGCTGGCCCTCATTCCGCTCGGGCGGGTCGCCACGGCTGAGGACATCGCCGGGCCCATCTGCTTCCTCCTCTCCGACGCGGCCCGGCACATCACGGGAGAGATCCTCAACGTGAACGGCGGCAGCGTGCTGTGCGGCTGAGAATGCCGTGAGCGCGATCGATCCGGGCCGATTCTCCCCGTCGCCCGGGTTCTCCCGCACCGCGGAACGGCTCGAAGCCGCGGGTTTCGAGGCTTGGGCCGTGGGCGGTGCGATCCGCGACGCCTACGTCCGTCAGATCGGCCGGGTGCCCGAGCTGCCCGAGCCGGATGACTGGGAGGACCTCACGACGGACGCGCGGCCGGAGGACGTCATGCGCCTCTTTCCGAGGACCGTGCCGGTCGGCGTGTCGCACGGGACCGTGAAGGTGCTCGACGGGGACGACGGCTACGAGGTGACGACCTTCCGGCGCGATGTCGAGACGGATGGCCGCCACGCGCGGGTGGCCTTCGCCGACTCCATCGGGGAGGACCTGAGCCGCCGGGACTTCACAGCGAACGCGATCGCCTGGCGGCCCGCCTCCGGCGAGGTGCGCGACGACTGGGACGGCGCGGAGGACATCGAGGACGGGATCCTGCGCGCCGTGGGAGAACCCGAGGCGCGCTTCCGCGAGGACTACCTGCGCGTCCTGCGCGGCTTCCGGTTCGCGGGGCGCTTCGAGTGGGCGATCGAGGCCCGCACGGACGAGGCGATGCGGGAGGCCGTGGACGGCCTGTCCGGGCTGTCGGCCGAGCGCGTGCGCGAAGAGCTGCTCAAGGTCATGGCAGATCCGAAGCCCTCGGCCGCCCTGGAGCTGTACGCGGACTGCGGGGCGCTGGGCCACTGGTACCCGGAGTTCGTGGGGCTGGCGGCCCCCGGCGACGCGTGGAAGTCTGCGCTCGGCGCCGTCGATGCGGCCCCGGCGCACGCCGCGAACGTACGCCTCGCGAGTCTGCTCGTATCCGCGTCGGAAACGCCCGAGGGGCGGGCCGAAGCCGCCGAGTCGCTCCTCTCACGCCTGAAGTTCTCCAACGCGGACCGCCGCTACATCGCGCGGCTTGCCAAGCTGTACCTCCCCTTCGTGGGCGCATTGGACTCCGCGGCGGAGCACCGTCGCTGGCTCGCATCGGTCGGCGACGCCTGGGAGGACCTGTTCGAACTACACTTCGCCGTCGCTCGCGCCGCGGGAGAGACGCGGGCGGAGCGTTACCTGGAGGCGACCCGGGAGCGCGTCCGGGAGGAGCGCGAGGGAGATCCGGCCCTCGACCTGGCAGGTCTCGCGGTAAAGGGAGACGACCTCCTCGCGCTCGGCATGTCGCCGGGCCCGATCGTTCGGATGCTGCTCGAAGAGTTGCTCGAACAGGTCATTGAGGACCCCAGCCGCAACGAGCGAGAGTTGCTGCTCGAAGAGGCCCGCCGGCTGATCGAGATCGGCTCGCTCGCCGAGGCGTCGCGCCCCCCCGACGCGCACGCCGCCGGCAACGGGCTGCCCGACGCCGATGACGGACGCCGATGACAGACGAGCCGAGCCTGTTCCCCGAGGCGGAACCGCGCGAGGCGGAACCGCACGCCGCGCCGGCGGACGCCGGTGGGCCGGGGGCCGCCCGGTCCCGGGACGCGGGCCTGGCCGACTCGCCGCTCGCCGCCCGCATGCGCCCGCGCACGCTGGCGGAGTTCGTTGGACAGCCGAAGCTCGTCGGCGAGAGCCGGCCCCTGCGCCAGCTCATCGAGAGCGGGCGCGTCCCGAGCCTCATCTTCTGGGGTCCGCCCGGCACGGGTAAGACCACCCTCGCCGGGCTGCTCGCCAGCCGGATGGAGGCCACGTTCATCCCCTTCTCCGCCGTGACCGATGGGATCCCCCGCGTCCGCCGCGTCCTGGAGGAAGCGAAGGCGCGCCGCGCCGCGACCGGCCGGGGCACCGTCCTCTTCGTCGATGAGATCCACCGCTTCAACCGGGCGCAGCAGGATGCCCTCCTCCCGCACGTCGAGCGCGGCGCCATCACCCTCATCGGGGCCACGACGGAGAACCCCAGCTTCGAGGTCGTCGGCCCGCTCCTCTCCCGCACGCGGGTCTTCGTCCTCGAACCGCTGGCGCCGGAAGACGTCGCGGAGATCTGCGCCCGCGCGCTGCGCGACCGGGAGCGTGGACTCGGAGACGCGGGCCTCTCCATCGACGAGGACGCCCTGGCCCGGCTCGGGACCGAATCGGACGGGGACGCCCGCCGCGCCCTGAACGCCCTCGAGACGGCGGCGGACCTGGCCGGCGTGGACGGTGTCCCCGCGGTCTCCGAGGATCACGTGGCGGCGGCGCTCCAGAAACGGTTCGCGCGGTACGACAAGTCGGGCGAGGAGCACTTCAACCTCATCTCCGCCCTGCACAAGGCCGTGCGCGGCTCGGACGCGGACGCCGCGCTCTACTGGCTCGCGCGGATGCTCGACGGCGGCGAGGATCCCATGTACCTCGCCCGCCGCATCGTGCGCATGGCCGCCGAGGACATTGGACTCGCGGATCCCGGCGCGCTGGCGGTCACGATCGCGGCGCGGGACGCGTACCACTTTCTCGGCAGCCCCGAGGGAGATCTGGCGCTGGCCCAGGCGGTCACGTACCTGGCCATCGCCCCGAAATCGAACGCGGTCTACCAGGCCTTCGGCGGTGCCGCCCGCGCGGCGCGCGAAACGCCGGCCGAGCCCGTCCCGTTCCATATCCGGAACGCGCCCACGCGGCTCATGAAGGAACTCGGATACGGATCGGGGTATCGCTACGATCACAACGAGGAAGACGGCGTGGCCGCCCAGTCCTACCTTCCCGAGTCGCTGCGCGGACGCCGCTGGTACGATCCGGTCGAGCGCGGCTGGGAGGTGAACGCGAGGCGCCGGCTCGAAGCGATTCGCGGCAGCCGGGCGCGGGCCGCGGCGGAAGCGCGTCCCGGGGGAGAGGCGGGAACCGGGACGGACACCGAGACGATGGAGGAGCATCGATCGACAGAGTGACGTCGGACCGGGTGGCGGAACGCGCGATTCTCGTGGGCGCGCCGCCCCTCGATATGCCCCAGGAGACGGTGGACGAACACCTCGAGGAACTCGCCCGCCTCGCGGGCACGGCGGGAGCCGATGTCCGGGGCGCGGTCGTCCAGCGCCTGCGCAAGCCGAACGCCTCGACCTTCATCGGCAAGGGGAAGGTCGAACGCCTGGGGCGGACGCTCCGGGAGCACGACGCGACGCTCGCCATCTTCGACGAGGAACTCACGCCCGCCCAGGGCGCGAATCTCGAAGCGGCGCTCGGCGTGCGCGCGCTCGACCGGACCGAACTCATCCTCGACATCTTCGCGCTCCGGGCCAGGACCTCGGAGGCGAAGCTCCAGGTCGAACTCGCCCAGCTCCAGTACCTGCGGACGCGGTTGAAGCGGATGTGGACCCACCTCTCGCGGGAGGGCGGCGGCATCGGCGCGCGTGGGCCCGGAGAGCAGCAGATTGAGACGGACCGCCGGCTCATCGACCGGCGCCTCGCCCGTCTGCGGCGCAAGCTCGACCACATTGCCCGGGCGCGCGTCACGCAGCGCCGGGCGCGAAGCGAGCAGTTCACCGTGGCGCTCACGGGTTATACGAACGCGGGTAAATCCTCCATCCTGCGCGCGCTCTCGGGCTCGGACGTCTTCGTGGAGGACCGGCTGTTCGCGACGGTGGACTCGGCGACCCGGGTTTGCGATCTCGAAGGTCCGGGTCCGATCCTCCTCACGGACACGGTGGGGTTCATCCGGAAGCTGCCGCATCATCTCGTGGCGTCGTTCCGGGCGACGATGGAGGAACTCGCCGAGGCCGACCTCCTGCTGCACGTGATCGACGCCTCGTCGCCGAGCCGGGATGAGCAGCGCGAGGCCGTGGAGGGGGTGCTGGCGGCGGCCGGCGTCGCGGACCGCCCGGTGATCGAGGTCTTCAACAAGGTCGACCGGCTCACGCACGAGGAGGAGCGGGCGCTGCGCGAGCGGGCCGCGGCGGGCGGGCGGCCTCACGTCCTGACTTCGATCATGGAACAGGATGGGCTGAAGCCGCTGCAGGAGGCTCTTCAGGCCGCGATGCGGGCCCGCCTCGAGACGGTACGGGTGAGCCTGCCCGCCGGGGACGGTGCGCGGCTCGCCGAGGCGTATCGGGAGGGGGAGGTGCTGGAGCGCGCGTACGAAGCCGGGTGCGTGGTCATCGTGGCCCGCGTGCCCGCCGGGGTGGCCGGCCGCTGGCGCGAGAGCGGCCTGGCCGTGGAGCGGGCCGACGCCGCCTGACGCGGCGGCCGGTCGAGTCGAAAACGGGAGCACATCATGGCGAACAGCAGCTTCTCGCATCTGGTCGACTGCCGGCTCTGCGTGAACATCGATCACGTGGCGACGGTCCGGCAGGCGCGCGGCACGGACGAACCCGACCCGGTGCGGGCCGCCGTGCTCGCCGAACTGGGCGGAGCGAACGGGATCACCGTGCACCTCCGCGAGGACCGCCGGCACATCCAGGACCGCGACGTGGAACTGCTGCTGCAGACCGTCCGCACGTTCGTGAACCTCGAACTCGCGGCCGAGGAGGAGGTGCTTGCCCTCGCCGAACGGTGGCGGCCGGCCCAGGCCACGCTCGTCCCCGAGAAGAGGGAGGAACTCACGACGGAGGGCGGACTGGACCTGTCCGCCGATCCGGCCCGCATCGCCGCCGCCGTGGCGCGGCTGCAGGGCGCCGGGATCCGCACGTCGCTCTTCATTGACCCCGACCCCGCGGCCGTCGACGGCTCGGCCGAGGCGGGCGCCGCCGCGATCGAACTCCACACCGGCGAGTACGCCAACGCCCCGGACCAGGCGAACGCCGATCGCGAACTCGCGCGGCTGGAGGATGCCGCGGCCCGGGCCGAGGCCGCCGGCCTCGGCGTGCACGCCGGACACGGGCTCACCTATGAGAACGTGCAGCCGGTGGCGGCGATCGCCGAGTGCGAGGAACTGAACATCGGCCACTCGATCGTGAGCCGCTCGGTGCTCGTGGGGCTGGAGCGCGCGGTGCTCGAGATGTCGGAACTCGTGCGCGAGGCGCGCGGGTGAGAGGCCGTCTCACAGTCCTCATCGGCGTCCTCGTCTCCGTCGCGCTCCTCGTCTGGGCGCTGCGGGACGTCTCGGCCGCCGAACTCCTGAGGCACCTGGGCGAGGCGAACGTCTGGCTCCTGATCGCCGCGACGGTCGTCGCCACGCTCACCTTCAACCTCCGGGCGATCCGGTGGGATATCCTCCTCCGCGCCTCGAACGGACACCTGCCGTTCGGTTCGCGCTACGCGGCCGTGTGCATCGGCTTTATGGCGAACAACGTCCTGCCCGGCCGGCTCGGAGAGTTCGCCCGCGCCTACTCGCTGTCGCGGATCACCCCCGTGCCCCTGAGCGCCGCGCTCGCCTCGCTCGTCGTGGAGCGCCTGCTCGACGCGATCGTGCTCATGGTGTTTCTCGTCCCCGCCTTCTTCATCGTCGGGGTCGACGAAGCCGCTTCCGGGACGCTGCGGGACCTGTTCACAGTGGGCGTCATCCTCGTCTCCGCGAGCCTGCTTGCGCTCGCGCTGCTCGTCCGCTCTCCGGATCGCTTCCTCCGGCTCGCGGCCACATGGTTCCACCGGGTCGCGCCCGACCGCGTCGCCGACCGGGTCATGGACGTGCTTTCCGCGTTCGTGGACGGCCTCGGGGCGCTGCGCCACGCGCACGTCTTCGCCCGCGCGATGCTGTGGTCGTTCGCCGTGTGGGCCTGGAACGCCTTCTCGTTCTTCCTCGGCTTCCTCGCCTTCGGGATCCTCACGCCCGGGTTCCTCGGCGCGCTCGTCCTCCAGACGACGATCAGCTTCGCCGTCGCGATCCCGTCGACGCCGGGGTTCTTCGGACCGTTCGAGACCGCGGCCCGCGTCGCGCTCGAACTCCACCACATCGAGCCCGCGAGAATCATCAGCTTCGCCGCGGGATACCACATCCTCACCTTCCTGCCGATCACGGTGCTGGGGATCTGGTACATGCGACGCCTGGGGATCAGCCGGAAGGAATTCGGGCGGGGCAAGCCGCCGGCCCCGGAGCCCTCGCCCCCGGAGACCTCGGCGTGACGAGGGCTGGAGAGGCGGCGGGCGCCGGAGAGATCGGGACGGCCGAGGCGCACGCGAAGGTCAACCTGCGCCTGCGCGTGTTCGCCCGCGACGAAACGGGCTTTCACGGCGTCGAGACCGTGCTCGCGCGCACGAGCCTCTCCGACACCGTGACGCTCTCGGAGTCCGACACCCGCGAAGCCCGCCCGAAAGGAGCCGCGTCGAGGGGGGCCGGACGGGGCGTCACCCTCTCCGTCGATGGACCGCTGGCGGACGGCGTACCCGACGGCTCCGACAACCTGTGCTGGCAGGCCGCCGCGGCGTTTCTCGACCGTGCCTTCCGGAGACGGGCGCGGCCCGCCGTGCACATCCACCTCACGAAACGCATCCCGATGGGGAGCGGACTCGGGGGCGGAAGCGCGGACGCGGGCGCGACACTCCGCCTCCTCGCGGACCGCTGGCCCCGCCTGGAGACGCGGGAACTCATCGACATCGCCGGCGAGATCGGCAGCGACGTGCCCTTCGCCCTTCTCGACGTCCCGATGGCGCTGGGCTGGGAGCGCGGCCGCCGGCTGCTCCCGCTCCGACCGCCGCGGCCCCGTCCCGCGCTGCTGGTCTGCGGCGGCATCCACGTTTCCACGCCGGAGGCGTACGGCTGGCTCGGGA
This Candidatus Palauibacter polyketidifaciens DNA region includes the following protein-coding sequences:
- the hflX gene encoding GTPase HflX, with protein sequence MTSDRVAERAILVGAPPLDMPQETVDEHLEELARLAGTAGADVRGAVVQRLRKPNASTFIGKGKVERLGRTLREHDATLAIFDEELTPAQGANLEAALGVRALDRTELILDIFALRARTSEAKLQVELAQLQYLRTRLKRMWTHLSREGGGIGARGPGEQQIETDRRLIDRRLARLRRKLDHIARARVTQRRARSEQFTVALTGYTNAGKSSILRALSGSDVFVEDRLFATVDSATRVCDLEGPGPILLTDTVGFIRKLPHHLVASFRATMEELAEADLLLHVIDASSPSRDEQREAVEGVLAAAGVADRPVIEVFNKVDRLTHEEERALRERAAAGGRPHVLTSIMEQDGLKPLQEALQAAMRARLETVRVSLPAGDGARLAEAYREGEVLERAYEAGCVVIVARVPAGVAGRWRESGLAVERADAA
- a CDS encoding lysylphosphatidylglycerol synthase transmembrane domain-containing protein, which produces MRGRLTVLIGVLVSVALLVWALRDVSAAELLRHLGEANVWLLIAATVVATLTFNLRAIRWDILLRASNGHLPFGSRYAAVCIGFMANNVLPGRLGEFARAYSLSRITPVPLSAALASLVVERLLDAIVLMVFLVPAFFIVGVDEAASGTLRDLFTVGVILVSASLLALALLVRSPDRFLRLAATWFHRVAPDRVADRVMDVLSAFVDGLGALRHAHVFARAMLWSFAVWAWNAFSFFLGFLAFGILTPGFLGALVLQTTISFAVAIPSTPGFFGPFETAARVALELHHIEPARIISFAAGYHILTFLPITVLGIWYMRRLGISRKEFGRGKPPAPEPSPPETSA
- a CDS encoding replication-associated recombination protein A, producing MTDEPSLFPEAEPREAEPHAAPADAGGPGAARSRDAGLADSPLAARMRPRTLAEFVGQPKLVGESRPLRQLIESGRVPSLIFWGPPGTGKTTLAGLLASRMEATFIPFSAVTDGIPRVRRVLEEAKARRAATGRGTVLFVDEIHRFNRAQQDALLPHVERGAITLIGATTENPSFEVVGPLLSRTRVFVLEPLAPEDVAEICARALRDRERGLGDAGLSIDEDALARLGTESDGDARRALNALETAADLAGVDGVPAVSEDHVAAALQKRFARYDKSGEEHFNLISALHKAVRGSDADAALYWLARMLDGGEDPMYLARRIVRMAAEDIGLADPGALAVTIAARDAYHFLGSPEGDLALAQAVTYLAIAPKSNAVYQAFGGAARAARETPAEPVPFHIRNAPTRLMKELGYGSGYRYDHNEEDGVAAQSYLPESLRGRRWYDPVERGWEVNARRRLEAIRGSRARAAAEARPGGEAGTGTDTETMEEHRSTE
- a CDS encoding pyridoxine 5'-phosphate synthase, coding for MANSSFSHLVDCRLCVNIDHVATVRQARGTDEPDPVRAAVLAELGGANGITVHLREDRRHIQDRDVELLLQTVRTFVNLELAAEEEVLALAERWRPAQATLVPEKREELTTEGGLDLSADPARIAAAVARLQGAGIRTSLFIDPDPAAVDGSAEAGAAAIELHTGEYANAPDQANADRELARLEDAAARAEAAGLGVHAGHGLTYENVQPVAAIAECEELNIGHSIVSRSVLVGLERAVLEMSELVREARG
- a CDS encoding SDR family NAD(P)-dependent oxidoreductase, yielding MTFTVPGLPGLAGKRVLVTGGSRGIGRAAVRCLAASGASVGVAYHRAEAEGRSAVEEAYSLAPDGRHWCAGADLADPAECRPLFERADAEFGGLDGFVGNAGIWNVDARPLESLEADEWRRMIETNLTSIYASTREAALRLQAGGRIVLVSSTASQRGEAEHSHYAASKGAINAFCKSVATELGPRSINVNAVAPGWVDTDMSSPALQGEAGQAALALIPLGRVATAEDIAGPICFLLSDAARHITGEILNVNGGSVLCG